The Thamnophis elegans isolate rThaEle1 chromosome Z, rThaEle1.pri, whole genome shotgun sequence genome contains a region encoding:
- the LOC116522024 gene encoding vomeronasal type-2 receptor 26-like, giving the protein MVPNEDYQYMGVIQLFLHFGWTWIGVFAFEIKGERFLQKLHPLLSQNGICVAFTQKMPERINLEDFPELFVSITITSNKLIDQKARVFLIYGHSFTIVWLRTVMVLHDCESKDSALFRKVWILMNPIDFILTGFQRRWDLQLFHGSLSFTVHSRDIQGFKEFLQIIKPSTHKDGFLQEVWEQLFDCSFSNTELSSTITKICTGEEKLETLPGPLFELQMTGQSYSIYNAVYAVAHSLHEAVNSKSQPRELQRVKFPNLQPWQLHRFLQHISFNNSAGERVFFKDRRDGPGGFDIINMITFPNRSFQRVKVGKLHPKVAKGKGIIIENPIIWHPGFNQVLPVSLCNDPCSPGYWKKRAEGRAFCCYDCVPCPEAKISNQTDMDDCFECSQDHYPNKEKKGCNLKMLVFLTFEETLGMGLASTALCFFFLTSWVLATFIKHQDTPIVKANNRSLTYTLLVSLLLCFLSSLLFLSQPGKVICLLRQSTFGITFSVAISSVLAKTITVVVAFMATKPGSQMRRWVGKRLAFSIALSCSLLQVCICILWLSTSPPFPQLDVHSELQEMILQCNEGLTSFFYCVLGYMGILAIASFIVAFLARKLPDSFNEAKFITFSMLAFCSVWISFFPAYLSTKGKAMVAVEVFSILASSAALLGCIFLPKCYIIILRPDLNHRGQLIKRNEHM; this is encoded by the exons ATGGTCCCAAATGAGGACTATCAATACATGGGAGTTATCCAACTTTTCCTTCATTTTGGATGGACTTGGATCGGAGTCTTTGCTTTTGAAATTAAGGGAGAACGTTTTTTGCAGAAGCTGCATCCATTGCTTTCACAGAACGGGATCTGTGTAGCTTTCACGCAAAAAATGCCAGAACGTATCAATTTAGAAGACTTCCCGGAATTGTTTGTTTCAATCACAATCACATCTAATAAATTGATAGATCAGAAAGCAAGGGTTTTTCTCATTTATGGACACTCATTCACAATAGTGTGGCTCAGAACTGTCATGGTTCTACATGATTGTGAAAGTAAAGACAGTGCATTGTTTAGGAAGGTTTGGATCCTGATGAATCCGATTGATTTCATATTGACAGGATTTCAAAGGAGGTGGGATCTCCAGTTGTTCCATGGGTCTCTTTCCTTTACTGTGCATTCAAGAGACATTCAAGGATTTAAAGAATTTCTTCAAATCATCAAACCTTCAACCCACAAAGATGGATTTCTTCAAGAGGTTTGGGAGCAATTGTTCGATTGTTCATTTTCAAATACAGAATTATCTTCCACGATCACTAAAATCTGTACAGGAGAAGAGAAGTTGGAGACTCTACCTGGTCCTCTGTTTGAGTTGCAGATGACCGGCCAAAGCTACAGTATCTATAATGCTGTTTATGCAGTGGCACATTCTTTGCACGAGGCTGTGAACTCAAAATCCCAACCAAGGGAGCTTCAAAGGGTTAAATTTCCAAATCTGCAGCCTTGGCAG CTCCACAGGTTTCTTCAACATATTTCTTTTAACAACTCAGCTGGGGAAAGAGTCTTCTTTAAAGACAGAAGAGATGGTCCAGGTGGCTTTGACATCATCAACATGATCACTTTCCCAAACAGATCCTTTCAAAGAGTTAAAGTTGGAAAGTTACACCCCAAAGTTGCAAAAGGAAAAGGCATTATCATTGAGAACCCAATTATTTGGCACCCTGGTTTTAACCAG GTTCTGCCTGTTTCTCTCTGTAATGACCCCTGTTCCCCAGGTTACTGGAAGAAAAGGGCTGAAGGAAGAGCATTCTGTTGTTATGATTGTGTTCCATGCCCAGAAGCAAAGATTTCAAATCAAACTG ATATGGATGACTGTTTTGAATGTTCACAAGATCATTatccaaataaagaaaagaaaggatgtAACCTGAAAATGCTGGTCTTTCTAACTTTTGAAGAAACCTTAGGAATGGGTTTAGCCTCAACTgctctttgtttcttcttcttgacaTCTTGGGTACTTGCAACTTTTATTAAGCACCAGGATACTcctattgtcaaagccaacaacaggtCCCTCACCTACACCCTCCTTGTCTCTCTTCTGCtctgttttctctcctctttgctcTTCCTCAGTCAACCTGGCAAAGTGATTTGCCTTCTCCGACAATCAACATTTGGCATCACTTTCTCAGTGGCCATTTCTAGTGTcctggccaaaaccatcactgtggttgTGGCTTTCATGGCCACTAAACCAGGATCTCAGATGAGGAGATGGGTGGGGAAGAGATTGGCTTTTTCTATTGCCCTTTCCTGTTCTCTTCTCCAAGTATGTATTTGTATTCTTTGGTTGTCAACATCTCCCCCATTCCCTCAATTGGATGTGCACTCAGAGCTCCAAGAAATGATTTTACAATGCAATGAGGGTTTAACATCCTTCTTCTACTGTGTCTTGGGCTACATGGGTATCTTGGCCATCGCCAGCTTTATTGTGGCTTTCCTTGCCCGAAAattacctgacagctttaatgaagccaagttcatcaccttcagcatgttggccttttgcagtgtgtggatctccttctttccagcctatctgagcacaaagggaaaagccatggtagctgtggaggtcttttccatcttggcctccagcgcTGCTTTACTGGGATGCATATTCCTCCCAAAATGCTACATCATTATTTTGCGGCCTGACCTCAACCACAGGGGGCAACTCATTAAGAGGAATGAACACATGTGA